Within the Leptogranulimonas caecicola genome, the region CTAACCACCCAAAGGGGAACACCGTGCTCCCTATTCATATAGTGCTTTATATAGTCTTTCCTTCTGTTGTCTTTTGCGGTCTCTAAAGAATGTATTAATTTACCTAAATTCTTTTGATAATCTCTACCCTGCGGGTATTGATCTACTGTTCTGTAATTACTTTGATCTAAGTAGTCTTCTACTCCCCTGTGGCTATAACAGAAAGCATGAACAGTAGCTGTTTTCAAGCGGCTTTCCACTACCAGAATTGCATCTAAGGTTCTATTGCGAAGCTCTCGATCAAAGTTATAAAGAGTAGTTAGCTGCTCAAAAGTGCATCCTTGGACATAGATTTCATGACCTCTAGTACTCCGGCCTCTATCTAAGAACAATTCCTTATATCCATTGACCACTCGGTAATAATTGTTGCTGAGCAAGAATCTCTTGGCCATTTCTTTATCAGATACGACCATCCCTCGGTCTTCCAGTTTAGCAATTTGCTCTTCTATGGTCGTAAAGGGGTGGACATCTCCCATAACAATCCTTTTCGACAACAAGAAAGGGGCCGTACC harbors:
- a CDS encoding Abi family protein, whose protein sequence is MGDVHPFTTIEEQIAKLEDRGMVVSDKEMAKRFLLSNNYYRVVNGYKELFLDRGRSTRGHEIYVQGCTFEQLTTLYNFDRELRNRTLDAILVVESRLKTATVHAFCYSHRGVEDYLDQSNYRTVDQYPQGRDYQKNLGKLIHSLETAKDNRRKDYIKHYMNREHGVPLWVVSGCLTFGVMSNFYNLMTTADQIRTAQYLSEAVGKRVLQKKVSRVYETANNFRNTCAHGERLFCARFGRNKDVRYAELCQKLKLVMTDGEYQGLIVNQIDQVLGRLSSDSGLKTKVMKIMGILDKPI